The genomic stretch AATATCAAGTACTGAGACTTCTCTAGGCAGTGCCTTCAGAGGCAACGCCTATGATTCAAACGCAAGAAGTACAACAAACCTGGTATTGAACAGGAGGGGTTTGACCTTCTCCAACAACATGAAGGGATCTCTGCAGAACATGAAGACAGAAAACACCCATAGTCTGACTCTCACATTATGGACCCTGGCCTTCCGCTCTAAGACAGACAACTTAATCTGTGAGGATGCCTCTTACAAGCATGATATAAAGGTTGATGTGAAGCCTTTTGTTACCTCCATTGACATGAAAAATGATCTCAAGCTCTTTGACGTCCGTATGAACAATGAAGGCCAGGTGAAGATGGAGCCTACCAAGCTGGACCTGAGTGGAAGTGTAAGAGGAGCCTACGGAGACGAACATGAGCTCAGACACACTTATGAGATAAACTATGCTGACCTAGCTGGCACTCTGAAGTGTAGCACAACAGGGAAGATAATGGATGCACAGATGAGCCACAACTGTGAAATTGAGATTGCAGGACTGACCTCCAAGTCTAACTGTGAGGCAAGGATAAACTCAGAATCATTACGTTTTGTCAGCACTATTCGCACCTTGGCACTGCCATTCAGTGTCAATGTCAATGCCATAATCAACAGCGATGGCGAGGTGGATGTGTTTGGGAAGCACACTGGGCAGCTCTATAGCAAATTGCTTGTGAAAGCAGAGCCTCTTGCACTTGCTTACTCACATGACTGCCGGGCCACAACCACACATATGCTGGAGAGTGGGGAATCTGCTGCTCACCTGGATAACAAGTTTGACGGTCTTCTAACACCCAGTGAACAGTCATTGACCTGGAAAACTAAATCCAAGTTTGACAACCACGCTTATAATCAAGACATCAGCACTTACAACAATGCTCAGAAACTTGGAATTGAGTTTGAGGGACTAATATCCACAAACCTTTTAAACGAGCCTGGAGAGGGTAGAGACAAAAGGTCAGTGAAGGAAAACCAAGAATTCAGTGTCTCTGGTTTCCTGAAGTATGACAAGAACAGTGATTCACATATCATCGAGCTTCCCTTCATTAAAAGCCTTCCTGCTGCTTTTGAGCTTCTCAAGACTGCTGTTGTCAATGCTCTGGAGGCCATGCAACAATATATCATCAGCTTAGACATTAACCAGCTAATTGGTGGGCTAAGAGTCCATTTGGACAATCTGCCGCAGCAAGTCAGTGACTTCATGACAGAGATTGATTTGGAGAACAAAGTGAATGATGTGAAAGAGAAACTGATTATTTTGACACAAGAGTATGCTGTGACACTGGAAGACTTGGAGGCCTCTGTGGAGAATCTTAAGGTGAACGTTGAAAAAACCCTGATTAATATTGCAACCAAAATCAGAGACCTGATTGCTACAGTCAGGGTCAGCATTGAGAGCGGAGACTTGTCAGACGCCATTTCAAATGTCCTCTCACAAATTGGAAATAAGCTGAAGAACTTTGATTACCATTTTAATATCAGAGAGACAATTGTCAGAGCCATTGATGCAATTGAGGATGTCATCAGACAGATTGATCTACAGAAGCTAGGAGACAGCAGTGTTGCCTGGTTGGGGGACATTGATGGTAGATTTAGAATCAAAGAAAAACTTCAAGATAAAATTGGTGAATTGAAACAGGTTATTGAGACCTTTGATGTCACAATGTTTTTCCAGGATCTGAGGGATTACACCCTCTCAATCAACTTTGACTTTGCTAAATATGTGGAGCAGCTAACTGCTCAGATTCCCACTGAGCAGATGGCCAGGGTCCTTGAATCTATAAAGGATGTAATTGTCAACTGGATTGAAGAATATGAAATTGCAGACAAAATCAATGCTGTGTATTCTTATATCAGAGGTCTGCTTCTCATGTATGAGTTTGACAAGAGAATTGAAGTGTTCATGGATCAGACTGTAGTACTCATCAAGGAATTCAGAATCCAAGAAACTGTGCAATCACTGGTTGATGCTTTGAGATCTATAGACTTTGAAGTCATGTATGACAAAGTTATGCAACTACTGGATGGGGCTGtaaatcaattcaaatcaattGACTTCAAGCAAAGTATTGATGAGCTAAATGAATACATTTCCTCAGTCATCAAGACCATAAAGGAATTTGATTACAATGTGTTTGTTGCTGATGCTAACCAGAAGATCAGTGAACTAACAAGTTATGTTAATAATCAGATTGAAGCATATGGAATTGCACCAAAAATAGAGGCCTCCAGACTATTTGTTAGAAAGATCCAGGCTTCTATCTTCAAATACTTGAAACAACTCAAAGAGACAAAAATTGCAGAAGTCGTGAAGATGATGAAGGATGTGATTGACACTACAGCCTTCAACGATATAAAGACGATTGTACAGCAAGCCCTTCAAGACATGAGAGATAGAGTCGATGGCATGAACATTAGAGATGAGATACTCATATATCTGCAAAGGGCAAGTGACTCCTACACCAACATGGTCGCCTACATTTCTGTTCAGTTCAACAAACTGATTGAGGAAATCCGCAAGTTGGCTGAGGACCAAGATATATTAAACCAGATCAGTCAGGCTGTGGACGGTGTTCTGGATGCACTGAAGACAGCAGAGGTTGAGATTCCCTCTTTTGTAGTGCCTCTCACTGACCTCGTCATTCCCACCATCCAAATCAACCTGAACAGGCTGCATGACATAAGCATTCCGGCTCAAATCTCAGTCCCTGAGTTCACCATCCTGAGTTCTTACACTGTCCCAGCCATGAACATAGATTTTGAGGAAATCAAAGAAAAGATAATTGCATTTATCGACCAAGTAAGAGAATATGAGGTTCCAATGCCTCCACCCGAGGCTATCTTTGGAGACTTGAGAGCACTTTACTTATCCGACCTCCCAGACTTGACCTTCCCAGAAATAACTATTTTAGAGATTAAGCTTCCAGCCATGAACCTCCCAAAGTTGAATCTGGAGAACTTTGAAATCACAATGCTTCCAATTCCGGAGTTCAAGTTCCCTCAGGTCCCCAGTGAAGTTCAAATTCCTGCTTTTGGCAAGCTCTATGGCGAGTTTAGAGTGAACTCCCCCCATTACACTCTTGTGACAGCAGCCACATTAGAGAACTCAACAACAATTAATTTGAATAGGGAGAAGAGAGATGCGCCAGAGACTTCCAAGTTCACAGCCACGCTTACTTCTCAGGCCAAATCAGCCTTTGAATTCCTTGACTACTCCTTGGATGCCACTGCTCTTCTAGAAGCTTCTCAGATGGAAACATTGGTGTTTACTGAGACTATGAAGGCCAACCACATGGCCTTCTCTGTAGATCACGAGGGATCACTGACTTTCAGCGCACCCTCTGCAGAAGTAACAGCAAAGACCACTGCTAAGGCCACTACTGAGATGTACACAGCTGATCTGGTGAACAACATTGCACTGTCCCTAAAGAGTGGAATTTCTGCATCAATAGACACTACCTACAACCACAACTTGAACATCCCAGCTGTTGAAACTTCAAGCCAAGCCACCATGACCCAGACTGCAGCAGCCAGTCTTGAATCTGGTATTATTTCTGTGACTGTTGGAACTGAAGGAAGTGGAAAGTGGTCCATTCAAGACTACTCAGATGAAggcacacacaaaaacaatctAGAGTTCAACATCAATGTTAGCACTGCCAAATTAACCTTTGTTGGAGAAACAGACAGCAAGGTCTTGAAAATGAAACAAACCATGAATGCTGAATCTGTCATTTTCAGCCACTTCACTGTTGATGCCAGGGCTGAAACAGAACTTCCTTTCGTCAAGAGCAGTGTTGTGGTTTTAAATGGAGATGCCCATGTGGGAGACCTGAAGATTGCACTGACAGCCTCCCACAAGGCAGAACTCATGGGAAGAATGAGTGGAACCATATCTAACACTTTGGAATTTTTGGTCCGTCCTTTTGAGATTGTCCTTGATTGCAAAAACGAAGGAAATTCAAAGGTTATCTTCCCATTGAAACTCACAGGAAAGTTTGATCTCCAAAATGAATTTGGTGTGATTCTTAACTCTGAAATGCAGCGCGCCTGCTGGGCTGGCTTAGCTCGATTCAATCAGTACAAGTACTATCATAATTTCACCATGGACAACAATCAGAAAGACATTGGAATCTATGCAGCAATGAACGGTGAAGCCAATGTTGACTTTTTGACCATTCCCCTTACCATCCCAGAGATGACAGTGCCTTATCTTAGAATGAAAACACCTCACATTCAAGAACTTTCTCTTTGGGAGCATGCTGGGCTCAAGGAACTACTGACCACCCCTAGGCAGTCATTTGAAATGAACCTAAAGCTTCAGTATCAGAAGAACACTGACATGCACACCATTGATTACGACCTACAACCCTTCTACAATGCAATTAGTAATTTAGACATTTTTAGGGCTCACTTTGAGTTAGGGAGAAACAAACTAGTAAACCTTCTGACAACCTCTTACAATGAAGCCAAGACACATTTTGACAAATATAAGATTGACACATCCAACCAACCTCCTATGTTCGTCACAGTCCCTGGATACAAAATCCCCATCCTGAATATTGAAGTCTCTAGCTTCAGAGCAGAGTTACCTGCATTTGGCTTTTTCATCCCTAAGGAGGTCAGTACACCAGGTTTTAAAGTTCCAACAATGGGTTTTTCTGTGCCATCTTATACCCTGGTGCTGCCATCTCTGGAGCTGCCAGTCCTACATATTCCTGAGACATTGAGTGAGCTGACTCTTCCCTCTTTCACACTACCTGCCATTCAGAACAACATCATGATCCCTGCCATGGGCAACATGACATACGATTTCTCTTTCAAGTCCACTGTGATTACCCTGACTGCTAATGCAGGCCTCTATAACCAGTCTGACATTGTTGCCCGATTTGGAGCTTCCTCAACTTCTGTGTTTGATATTCTAAAAGGTAAAATTGACGGGACTACCAGCCTGACAAGGTCAAGGGGTTTAAAACTTGCCACTGCTCTGTCCTGGGAGCACCAGAACATAGAAGGCAGTCACGACTGTACTGTTAGTCTCTCTAAAAGGAACATGGAAGCTTTTCTGGCAACTGTTGCAAGACTCAACCTTCCCTTTGTGAGTATGGAATTGAGTCAGGAACTTCTTGGAAATACCAAGACCAAACCAAATGTAGCCTCCAAGATTAAACTAAAATACATGCTTAATATGCCACTGATTGAGGCTGTAGGCAAGGGGAACATTGATCATAACTTGGTGTTGGAGGGACTTACATCTTATGTCTCACTGGAGACCTCTAACAAAGGAAAAACTGACATAACAGTAAGAAGGATCGTTTACGATGGAGCTATAGACAACGAGGCTAACATTTACCTAAACGCAAATGGCTTGCGATCCACAGTGAAGACTGACCTAGGCTCCAACCTGGTTTACAATAAGGTTACCATCTTGAATCTGAACATCAATGACAACCTAGACCTTGAGGCATCTCTGAGGCGTGTGTATGCAACTTTGAATTACACCTGCAACAATATGGTTAACATTGTATGGGCAGGGTTTGATACAAATGGGAAGCACTCTGTTAAAGCAAATTTAGACTTTGTTCCTCTAACAACGCTGACAGCTAAGGTAGACATTGAGGCATCACAGCCATTCAATTACATGGATCTTCCCGGTGAAGCAGGAGTGGATCAGAAATTCGATCTTTCCATCACTGCAGATAAGCAGATATTCAGCTGGAGTGGCAGAGAGAAACTTGCCTCTGTTATACATTCCTGTGACTTACTTCTGTCAAATGATGAGGCTGAAGTGAAGATAGATATTGCTGAATCTGTGGAAGGATCTCTTGCTTTCCTGAAGTCTGTCAGGCTTCCTATCTACCAGAAGACTATTTGGGATGTGCTTAAGTTAGATCAGGTCTCCAGAATGGATGAAATACAATTCCTCAATGTGTCCACTACTGTAGTTTACACAAAGAACAAAGAAGGACTAGTTTTCACTTTACCATCTAAATTATTTGAGAATAGGGTCACCTTCAATATACCAGAATTGACACTAGCAGTGCCTAGCTGGGTGAAAGAGATCCCAAAGGCTGTAAGGACGATTGACATGCGATTCCAAAATATTGATCTCCCAGATCAGGTCTCAGTGCCACCTGTCATCGATGTTCCAGCGTTCGATGTACCATTCACCACTCTACATGTGCCAGGCTTCTCAATTGATTTGAAGAATTTGGAGATCCCTACGATGATAAGCACCACTGGCTTTGACATCATGCTGCCTGGTCTGCCAAAGGTGGAAATTCCCAGTTTTGATATTGACACAGAGTATCTACAGAACAGAATGTCCTTCCTGTCAGTGAAACTGCAACAGTATGAAATCACCATCTCATCATTCACCCTCCCCAATGTCACCATTACCATTGGTGAGCACACCATTAATTTGGATGAGATTGCAAGTCAGATTTCCAACTTTGAAATGCCAACCATTACCATCCCAGAACAGAAGATTGAAATCCCTGAAATCTCCCTAATCTTGCCTGCAAGTGTGTTTATCCCAGCCTTCGGTGCCATCTCCACCACTGTGAAGGTGTTATCCCCAATTTACAATGTGACATCAACTGCAAACCTGGAAAACAAGGAGTCCAACATTGTCACTTCACTGAAGTCCATCTGCACCTCCACTATGATCTTCCTGGAGTATGACCTCGATGGTAAGATTTGAACATTTTCTTTATTACAATTTTCTGTCCAATTGATTTGGATTACTTTCTCCAAGTACTTTTAGGTTGAcatttatttttgtatatttGTCCCTGCAGCCACCGCCACTCTTCATTTTGAGAATGGAGCAGTCCGCATGAATGGGAAATGCAACTTGGTTCACAGTGACGTAAATGTCGACTGGCAGcatgtcttctcacaaaatctgAGGTAAAATATTGTTATGACAGTAAGACTGATGATTTTGAAAATACAACTTCTACGAAATAATAAGATAACATATTTCTGATTTAAATTTGATCTATTTTCTTAGGATGAAACGGCAAGCCTCTCCTGATGCTATGTAAGTACCACAAGATAATTAGATCCAGACATCCTGTACATTTCTACCTTTCAGCCCAGGCTTTCAGCCCAGATTTTCCCCAACATACAAGTCATAATTGCATAAAAATCGAACCAAGTGTCCTTTATCTTTCAGTGTATCTCGTCATACTTTGAATGTGGATATCACCAGCCCAACCTTTGTTGATGTGAGCTTCCGCTATGCTTCCCGCAAGGATGGCATCACCACTTCCATGGCTTCCCCATCGGTTGGTTTCCTCGGATTCCTTCTTACGTGGAGGTCACCTTCACAGGTGTACGGAAAAGTGTTCAGCCGCTACCTGGTAAGACACACCTGAATTACTGGCACTTTTATATACATACTACACACCTCAACCTATACATGTTCATACTGAAAGCTTAGAGTTTTCAAGATGTTATTTTTTTATGAACACAATACATTGCAATTTCTTTTTGCCTTAATTAGCATTTATACTGAAAGAATAATCCCCTCTTACTTGTTCCTTATCCATCCAGTCTACCCCTGATAAGGATACGGACATTGTGAGTGTCAAAGCTACTCTGAAGAACTCTGAGAAGTTGAGTTTCCAGGTTGCCTGGAACATGGATACCATGCATTACACCATCAAAGGGCTCAAAGAGAGGATGCCTGCCATCACAGATGCGCTGCTCAAGTTCATAAACAAGTATCACACAGCTCACTTTGGCTTCAGTGTAAACCGTGCCTCCATTAAGCTGAAGAACTCTGTCTCCAACATCATTGAGAGAGCCTATCATGAGGTCCCATTGGGTCTCGATACACTACAGAATTCTATGAGAGAGATGTTTAGGAATGCAGCTGACAGCATACCGTCTATCGACATCACTGAACTGAGCAACAGTGTTCTTACGTTCTTGCGTGAGActaattttgctctgcccggatTAGAGGAGAGACTTTCTGGACTGGAGCTCTACGAGAAGGCCAGTAGCTCTGTGTCTGTGACCATTGACCGGGCTGCCCAAAGGTTCTCAAATCTCATGGAGACCATAACTGACATAATTGAAAGTTTAATTAAAGGTGTTCAGTTCACAATCCCTGGTAGCAATGTAGTCGTCAATGGAAACGAGTTTGTTGCCAACCTGAGGTCTGCCATGAGTGCCATCCAGGATGAGATGACCAAGGTAGCGAGACACTTGGAGGATGTGAGTCTGGAGGAGCTGATCCAGGGAGTTCATGACCTCCTGGAGCTATGTTTCCAGAGGGCAGGAGAGTTCCTTGCCTCTCTGAAGACACAAGACCTGAAGGAAATATTGCGTTCTCTTGAGCGTGACATGCACGTGGCAAGATCTGAAGCTGGTGAGTACAAAGATACTGCCAAAATAAAGATCCAGGAAATCTATAACGAGGTGACAGTGGAGCGTGTGAACAATGACCTCAAGAAGCTTGTCGATTTTTTCCAGTCTCACTTTTATGGGGGACTCAATGAATTTATCAACCTAATGGAGCAGGCATCGCAAAGCACGGCTCCATACATAAGAGTAACATCGAAAAAGATGGACGTTGATGTTCCGCTTCCCTTCTTCTGGAAGTCTTTCAGTGAGTGGCCAACACAAATCAAGCAGTGAGTGAGCGAGCAATGCTTATTACCACCACTTGAATAAGAACAGCTAATTTAATTGACTTTTCTATATGAAAAGAAAACACTATActaagcacaggaggttggtggcacctttattggggagaacgggctcgtggtaatggctggagcggaatcagtggaatggtatcaaatacatcaaacacatggtttctgtatttgatgccattccatatgCTCCATTCcgaccattattatgagccgttctcccattcagcagcctcctgtgatactAACATATACTTTATGTTTGAGCTGTGACTTTGCTATATGGAAAACCAACAAATATTATACTAATACATATATTATATTTGAGCTGTTATTATATATCACTgtgtttaatttttttaaagaGCTAGTTTGGTTTTTAATGCCTGAACAATTAACAATTAATGTAGCATGTGGCTTCTTTTTGATGACCATGTTAATTGAGACAATAAAGGGAATTTTTACAGCACAACCCAAGGTATGGTCAACAATGCATTTAAATGGAGTTATTTCAAGTCTAAGAAATCTACACGTGCCGCTGGTGTAGTGGTATCATGCAATATTCCCATTCTTGCGACCTGTGTTCGATTCCCCGGCGCATGTattttgggctcccgagtggcgcagcgttctaaggcactgcatctcagtgctagaggcgtcactacagcttcgtccaggtttggccggggtaggctgtcattgtaaataagaatttgttcttaactgacttgcctagttaaataagggttaaataaaaaaatacaataagtGAGACATCCCAACAAATTAAGGAAGATGGTTCACACACATAAAGTACAGACTCCAAGACTCTTCTTTTGTTGAAGCTCAAGTTGAAATGGTGTGGCCTTTAGATGGCAGGGTAGTCCAACTCATTGGAATGCTTCTGGTTTTAGAATTCCAGCTGTCTACAACATAGGAAGCTAAAAACCTTTGTTTgctacagatgtaagatcttaatttgatcactcttttgttgctgaaaaACTTCATGcaccgcaggaaatgcagatgagctttgtgatttacataaattcactgaaaacccgcaCTAACACACGGCTATATTAACattattgcacttttcatgtagtctaattttggccagctaatagcctaaccacggATCAAGCAacattagtcccctgtagctcagttggtagagcatggcgcttgcaacgccagggttgtgggttcgtttcccacggggggccagtatgagaatgtatgcactcactaactgtaagttgctctggataagagcgtctgctaaatgactaaaatgtaaatgtaaacattcaaatcctgttgctgcaggattatttcacTGAGACAAtacaggtcaaattaagatcctacatctgtaggtccAATTTTTCACCCTGCCTCTTCTCACCCTCTTGCCCTCCCTTCTTTCTCACTCCCAATATCCTGTACAGCCTTTTGCTCTCTTTCATAATGTGTGCCACATTCCCCCTGCTTATTTCCCCTGGTTACCTGGTTGGACACTTACTGCCCCCACTGCTATTTCATATACTCTATCAAAGAGGGGACCATAACAAATGTTGCTAACCATGGTGGCTGTCATCTGTTTGGAATTCAGGGCTGTGATGGTCGCAAGAGCAAGCTGCTTTTCCCACAGTAGTCTATCAAAAAGTGTTGTGTTTGAGCTTTGCTCAAACATCAAATTATATGAAcatcaaaaatatataaaatatcaaAATGTAGAAATGTATTCTATCACTAAATAACTAACATTAGAATGAAAAAATATTAAAGATCATTGCTGGAACGTGGAAAGGATGTTGGCT from Coregonus clupeaformis isolate EN_2021a chromosome 29, ASM2061545v1, whole genome shotgun sequence encodes the following:
- the apoba gene encoding apolipoprotein B-100 isoform X2; its protein translation is MGDPKIWLLLLLSTNVFAQKGSENADEQTSTCPLSARFKTFKKYVYQYTTESKNGVAGTSKLRNGPKVTCQVELEVPQECSFVLHTADCALSEVSVIDPQGEPVYRQAAGAEAFQAAMEKNPLKITWEPVIGIRLYPESDEPVNILNIKRGIISALNVPVMEEESNSIMNTVHGLCKTDYMVNSRKDIDTDVTLTRDLSQCDQFRSMKLPSSPLALLPSLHGPLSKLISSTQDCNYQFDNRRKHMTNAVCTEKHIFLPFSHENSGISSVVTQSLTLKDTAKINIRVFEAETSRIQPLHMEYPEDKAPAQTKNAVLRTLRDLSGLSSTDQGQRRPGLFQKLVSELRALKNETLSLAVEEMMVEGGMLTWQALAQCGTPECTSAILQVIRTMDSTAVEGDAFVYALGLQSSPDSHRVRDMLSVAQHKQSKAIMYALANTVRKFHPGHPTAEVKEVKEFMDTMLGDCSGDEDMTFLTLRVVGVMGKAMKSTGDVGLGLKESLINCVQKGASLSVQKAAIQSFRLMDIDQEVRETLLEVYQDAESPIQKRVAAYLMLMKSPDDALLGKVITTLNDEQDPQVRSFVASHLDNIRHSDDPKTQQIRQYIEEALQNHQHPANPFATMSRNFKMDTAMGSMKGNMIFDSTDSLPKEVLLETTLKAFGYSSDMLEVGIEGNGFEPRLEALFGEQGFFPDSVSKAMYWAGDKIPDSVQQVLENWISPLRSDRKKRQAPQDLMRDIGQNFRKLVRELHSQDSPEAMAYLRILENEVGYIKFSEMEHMAQTLAMYSEVFFKIMPLKVMQSLMSSTGNELYAHYIFLDESFSLPSASGLPLKFSLSGVFAPGAKGGLNFSPGMQLSFMPSVGVEFITQMGIQIPEFVVAGIEMHTNMYHESSLNAKVTISRNEIKLSIPAPKGTTQLFSVSNMLMSVSSTQTKMVPSIGEGMTDSTECQPLFTGMNICTTLRYANASSVDDAPYYPLTGESRLALEIQPTGEVTEYTAAITSETLREGKEGRQKVDSLKLTLRASGAEPTEVTATLKYNRNKNTLTTEVHIPDYDIEAGIKLAVTDSNVKGKKMRGITLDVTNHNIPQLSLVGRARLGSMENGMLQVQMTIPALRSDASATATLKNTDGLVMQLETAVNIPETSSVQTVIVRYDDIKFEVEMKSDLNSEIQKLIPNTEDYQRELQKLIDDILDQKVAKTDMKVRHIVTKAIEACNIWLDKVAGRNKRSLAELSLPTVPEKLFLQSDSLFRYEFNQNKMAISLVVPLGGKSSKELNIPTTLSIPAIDVPEIGWMVPANEIHIPTFTIPHSYGFMLPLLGLAEVTSKVNSNFYNWEGSISGGNNTVDVPSYIAQFKVTAQSPVSPLSYRLEGTGMISGTVEDNLKYLVNGSLSHSFIDASFSAFETLSVTDKLNAKSNYKIEASSPLGLQTSLYYSAMSESTSEEDTGDGNLDGTIRVGSWKADSTYRYNYAIRPLDREGRGESNLRVNSPLIQAHNMIKGVYANDELSIVFKTNMQDDALKHVADLKYKDGQLSLKCDAVSNSLGNILKNKVELGISSEVIILRVESQADDATNRAYSLLTGSLNTDGLEVNSEGSLTFKGGRGLHKATVTVNRNGLVTSGTNSMQCSPLTFENIYNGGIDSRGASLTSTTKGMAEDSRAELSLEGRISSTETSLGSAFRGNAYDSNARSTTNLVLNRRGLTFSNNMKGSLQNMKTENTHSLTLTLWTLAFRSKTDNLICEDASYKHDIKVDVKPFVTSIDMKNDLKLFDVRMNNEGQVKMEPTKLDLSGSVRGAYGDEHELRHTYEINYADLAGTLKCSTTGKIMDAQMSHNCEIEIAGLTSKSNCEARINSESLRFVSTIRTLALPFSVNVNAIINSDGEVDVFGKHTGQLYSKLLVKAEPLALAYSHDCRATTTHMLESGESAAHLDNKFDGLLTPSEQSLTWKTKSKFDNHAYNQDISTYNNAQKLGIEFEGLISTNLLNEPGEGRDKRSVKENQEFSVSGFLKYDKNSDSHIIELPFIKSLPAAFELLKTAVVNALEAMQQYIISLDINQLIGGLRVHLDNLPQQVSDFMTEIDLENKVNDVKEKLIILTQEYAVTLEDLEASVENLKVNVEKTLINIATKIRDLIATVRVSIESGDLSDAISNVLSQIGNKLKNFDYHFNIRETIVRAIDAIEDVIRQIDLQKLGDSSVAWLGDIDGRFRIKEKLQDKIGELKQVIETFDVTMFFQDLRDYTLSINFDFAKYVEQLTAQIPTEQMARVLESIKDVIVNWIEEYEIADKINAVYSYIRGLLLMYEFDKRIEVFMDQTVVLIKEFRIQETVQSLVDALRSIDFEVMYDKVMQLLDGAVNQFKSIDFKQSIDELNEYISSVIKTIKEFDYNVFVADANQKISELTSYVNNQIEAYGIAPKIEASRLFVRKIQASIFKYLKQLKETKIAEVVKMMKDVIDTTAFNDIKTIVQQALQDMRDRVDGMNIRDEILIYLQRASDSYTNMVAYISVQFNKLIEEIRKLAEDQDILNQISQAVDGVLDALKTAEVEIPSFVVPLTDLVIPTIQINLNRLHDISIPAQISVPEFTILSSYTVPAMNIDFEEIKEKIIAFIDQVREYEVPMPPPEAIFGDLRALYLSDLPDLTFPEITILEIKLPAMNLPKLNLENFEITMLPIPEFKFPQVPSEVQIPAFGKLYGEFRVNSPHYTLVTAATLENSTTINLNREKRDAPETSKFTATLTSQAKSAFEFLDYSLDATALLEASQMETLVFTETMKANHMAFSVDHEGSLTFSAPSAEVTAKTTAKATTEMYTADLVNNIALSLKSGISASIDTTYNHNLNIPAVETSSQATMTQTAAASLESGIISVTVGTEGSGKWSIQDYSDEGTHKNNLEFNINVSTAKLTFVGETDSKVLKMKQTMNAESVIFSHFTVDARAETELPFVKSSVVVLNGDAHVGDLKIALTASHKAELMGRMSGTISNTLEFLVRPFEIVLDCKNEGNSKVIFPLKLTGKFDLQNEFGVILNSEMQRACWAGLARFNQYKYYHNFTMDNNQKDIGIYAAMNGEANVDFLTIPLTIPEMTVPYLRMKTPHIQELSLWEHAGLKELLTTPRQSFEMNLKLQYQKNTDMHTIDYDLQPFYNAISNLDIFRAHFELGRNKLVNLLTTSYNEAKTHFDKYKIDTSNQPPMFVTVPGYKIPILNIEVSSFRAELPAFGFFIPKEVSTPGFKVPTMGFSVPSYTLVLPSLELPVLHIPETLSELTLPSFTLPAIQNNIMIPAMGNMTYDFSFKSTVITLTANAGLYNQSDIVARFGASSTSVFDILKGKIDGTTSLTRSRGLKLATALSWEHQNIEGSHDCTVSLSKRNMEAFLATVARLNLPFVSMELSQELLGNTKTKPNVASKIKLKYMLNMPLIEAVGKGNIDHNLVLEGLTSYVSLETSNKGKTDITVRRIVYDGAIDNEANIYLNANGLRSTVKTDLGSNLVYNKVTILNLNINDNLDLEASLRRVYATLNYTCNNMVNIVWAGFDTNGKHSVKANLDFVPLTTLTAKVDIEASQPFNYMDLPGEAGVDQKFDLSITADKQIFSWSGREKLASVIHSCDLLLSNDEAEVKIDIAESVEGSLAFLKSVRLPIYQKTIWDVLKLDQVSRMDEIQFLNVSTTVVYTKNKEGLVFTLPSKLFENRVTFNIPELTLAVPSWVKEIPKAVRTIDMRFQNIDLPDQVSVPPVIDVPAFDVPFTTLHVPGFSIDLKNLEIPTMISTTGFDIMLPGLPKVEIPSFDIDTEYLQNRMSFLSVKLQQYEITISSFTLPNVTITIGEHTINLDEIASQISNFEMPTITIPEQKIEIPEISLILPASVFIPAFGAISTTVKVLSPIYNVTSTANLENKESNIVTSLKSICTSTMIFLEYDLDATATLHFENGAVRMNGKCNLVHSDVNVDWQHVFSQNLRMKRQASPDAIVSRHTLNVDITSPTFVDVSFRYASRKDGITTSMASPSVGFLGFLLTWRSPSQVYGKVFSRYLSTPDKDTDIVSVKATLKNSEKLSFQVAWNMDTMHYTIKGLKERMPAITDALLKFINKYHTAHFGFSVNRASIKLKNSVSNIIERAYHEVPLGLDTLQNSMREMFRNAADSIPSIDITELSNSVLTFLRETNFALPGLEERLSGLELYEKASSSVSVTIDRAAQRFSNLMETITDIIESLIKGVQFTIPGSNVVVNGNEFVANLRSAMSAIQDEMTKVARHLEDVSLEELIQGVHDLLELCFQRAGEFLASLKTQDLKEILRSLERDMHVARSEAGEYKDTAKIKIQEIYNEVTVERVNNDLKKLVDFFQSHFYGGLNEFINLMEQASQSTAPYIRVTSKKMDVDVPLPFFWKSFSEWPTQIKQ